In Saccharicrinis fermentans DSM 9555 = JCM 21142, a genomic segment contains:
- a CDS encoding acyl-CoA dehydrogenase family protein has protein sequence MNPYYSGEKEEFRKKVREFAETEIKPLAQALDAQETFSVELTKKMGQQGLFGIDIPQKYGGQGKDTISYIIAVEEIARVDGSQAATLAAHNSLGASPIYHFGTEEQKTSMLPDLLNGNKLWAFGLTEITAGSDARGVASEATKTDDGWSINGSKRYITNGSNELMAGITVLAKTGTKNGKPTYSTFIVKRDSPGFSTKRTLGKMMWRASDTAEITFNNCLIKDSDILGTPEKGLSQMLQTLDSGRLSIAAMGLGLAQGAFEMALDYAQQREQFGKKIAGFQAIQFKLADMDLKIELARNLLYKACWLKDNHQPFGKEAAMAKLYCSEVAAEVSDEGMQILAGAGLFKNHDMERFYRDHRILRIGEGTSEILKLVISRHLM, from the coding sequence ATGAATCCATATTACAGCGGAGAAAAAGAAGAATTCAGAAAAAAGGTAAGAGAATTTGCTGAAACTGAAATTAAACCTCTTGCACAAGCATTAGATGCCCAGGAAACTTTTTCGGTTGAGTTAACCAAAAAAATGGGACAACAAGGTTTATTTGGCATTGACATACCTCAAAAATATGGCGGACAAGGCAAGGATACTATCTCATACATTATTGCTGTGGAAGAAATAGCCAGGGTAGATGGCTCACAAGCAGCCACGCTCGCTGCACACAATTCGCTAGGCGCTTCTCCTATATACCATTTTGGCACCGAAGAACAAAAAACATCCATGCTCCCGGATCTCCTGAACGGAAATAAACTCTGGGCCTTTGGTCTTACCGAAATAACAGCCGGTTCTGATGCCAGGGGTGTTGCCTCAGAAGCCACCAAGACGGATGACGGATGGAGCATCAATGGTTCCAAAAGATATATCACCAACGGCAGTAACGAACTCATGGCAGGCATCACCGTTTTGGCAAAAACCGGAACAAAAAATGGCAAACCCACCTATTCTACCTTTATTGTTAAGAGAGACAGTCCTGGCTTTTCAACAAAGCGCACACTGGGAAAAATGATGTGGAGAGCCTCTGACACTGCCGAAATAACATTTAATAACTGTCTTATAAAAGATAGTGATATACTGGGAACACCCGAAAAAGGTTTATCTCAAATGCTTCAAACCTTGGATAGTGGAAGACTGTCCATTGCAGCTATGGGCTTAGGCTTGGCACAAGGTGCTTTTGAAATGGCTTTAGACTATGCCCAACAAAGAGAACAATTCGGAAAAAAAATTGCAGGTTTTCAGGCCATACAATTTAAACTGGCCGATATGGATCTAAAAATAGAACTAGCCAGAAACCTACTATACAAAGCCTGCTGGCTAAAAGACAATCACCAACCTTTTGGCAAAGAAGCTGCTATGGCAAAATTATATTGCAGCGAGGTAGCCGCTGAAGTATCTGACGAAGGAATGCAAATATTGGCTGGAGCAGGTTTATTTAAAAATCATGATATGGAACGGTTTTATCGTGACCATCGTATTTTACGTATTGGAGAAGGAACATCCGAGATACTTAAGTTGGTGATCTCTCGTCATCTCATGTAA
- a CDS encoding carboxyl transferase domain-containing protein: MTKMTSIRNNNTIPNHPEVNLEISKFNQIIQSLNQLNTKQKERHKKRGKLLAHERINLLIDKQTPFVELSPLAAYGQYNDSFPSAGIITGIGIIQGRESIIIANDACTKGGTYVKETIKKHLRAQEIAEQNNLACVYLVDSGGIFLPEQAQVFPDKEDFGRIFYNQARLSSMGIPQISIVMGSCTAGGAYIPAMSDETIIVKNQGTIFLGGPPLVKAATGEDVTAEELGGGKLHTSESGVADHLADDDHHAIEICREIFKSLPHPSKENYKRTQEAPPQYPREAIYNEIPNIGSKQRDVRPLIKCLTDHSEFNEFKPDYGSTLVTGYANINGFSVGILANNGILFSESAQKGAHFIQLCNNRNLPMIFLQNIAGFMVGKEYEKRGIAKDGAKMVNALANSRVPFFTIITGGSYGAGNYAMGGRAFGPRLLFTWPNSSISVMGPRQAADVLATVKKDQAKAAGVEISEDELNQLKNKTRQGFEKEASPYYATSRLWDDGIIDPADTRMILTIGLTIAQNKPNNTSTYGIFRM, encoded by the coding sequence ATGACAAAAATGACGAGTATCAGAAACAATAACACCATTCCCAATCACCCCGAGGTGAATTTGGAGATAAGTAAATTTAATCAAATCATACAAAGCCTCAATCAACTAAACACCAAGCAAAAAGAGCGTCACAAAAAGCGAGGCAAACTACTTGCTCACGAGCGGATCAACCTATTGATTGACAAGCAAACACCGTTTGTTGAGTTATCACCATTGGCAGCATACGGCCAATATAATGATAGTTTTCCTTCCGCCGGAATCATCACTGGTATCGGCATTATACAAGGACGCGAATCAATTATTATCGCCAATGACGCATGCACCAAGGGAGGCACTTACGTTAAGGAAACTATCAAAAAACATCTGAGGGCACAGGAGATTGCCGAACAAAATAATTTAGCCTGTGTCTACCTGGTTGATTCTGGTGGTATATTTTTACCCGAACAAGCCCAGGTGTTTCCCGACAAAGAAGACTTTGGGAGGATCTTTTATAATCAAGCCCGATTATCATCCATGGGTATTCCACAAATCAGCATTGTGATGGGATCATGTACCGCAGGAGGAGCATACATTCCAGCCATGAGTGACGAAACCATTATCGTTAAAAACCAAGGCACCATATTCCTCGGAGGCCCCCCCTTGGTAAAAGCAGCTACCGGAGAAGATGTTACGGCCGAAGAACTAGGAGGAGGAAAACTACACACCTCAGAATCGGGAGTGGCAGATCATTTAGCAGACGACGATCACCATGCCATTGAAATATGCAGAGAAATATTCAAATCTCTACCACACCCCTCTAAGGAGAACTACAAACGTACTCAAGAGGCTCCTCCTCAATACCCACGAGAAGCTATTTATAATGAGATACCCAACATTGGCAGTAAACAAAGAGATGTACGGCCATTGATTAAGTGTCTTACAGACCATAGCGAATTCAATGAATTTAAACCTGATTACGGTTCTACCTTAGTGACCGGATATGCGAATATCAATGGATTTTCGGTTGGGATACTAGCCAACAATGGCATTTTGTTTTCAGAGTCAGCACAGAAAGGAGCCCATTTTATTCAACTATGCAATAACCGCAACCTCCCTATGATATTTTTGCAAAATATAGCTGGATTTATGGTTGGCAAGGAATATGAGAAACGGGGCATTGCCAAAGATGGCGCTAAAATGGTCAATGCACTGGCCAACTCCCGGGTACCTTTTTTCACCATCATCACAGGTGGAAGTTATGGTGCAGGCAACTACGCCATGGGAGGACGGGCATTTGGCCCTCGCCTATTGTTTACCTGGCCCAACTCAAGTATATCGGTAATGGGTCCCCGACAGGCAGCCGATGTGTTGGCCACCGTAAAAAAAGACCAGGCCAAAGCGGCAGGTGTAGAAATATCAGAAGATGAATTAAACCAGCTTAAAAATAAAACCCGACAAGGCTTTGAGAAAGAAGCCTCTCCTTATTATGCCACCAGCCGACTATGGGATGATGGTATTATTGACCCTGCCGATACCAGAATGATTCTGACCATTGGCTTAACTATTGCACAAAATAAACCCAACAATACTTCTACTTACGGTATTTTCAGAATGTAA
- a CDS encoding enoyl-CoA hydratase-related protein, translated as MKTIKFYIEDRIAFLGLNRPEKKNAINKTMIEEIIGTLAENKANRNFRVLVIYGESDHFCSGADLEWMKAGIQQSKTENIDDAKLFNTLFESIHTFPTPVICEVKKSAFGGAVGLMASADIVVCEACSTFAFPEVKLGIIPATIAPYIISKMGNSNARKRLLIPNPFTAKEAQAESLVHFIADNVPIREKTLSIAQAVAQGAPDALIQTKALIQRLEECVDDESAFLFCARMIANARISSEGQEGVKAFFEKRKPAWNNEENIPSV; from the coding sequence ATGAAAACAATCAAATTTTATATTGAAGATCGAATTGCTTTTTTAGGTTTAAACAGACCCGAAAAGAAAAACGCCATCAATAAAACGATGATAGAAGAAATAATTGGCACCCTCGCAGAAAATAAAGCCAACAGAAATTTCAGGGTACTGGTGATCTATGGTGAAAGTGATCATTTTTGCTCAGGAGCCGACTTAGAATGGATGAAAGCCGGGATACAACAATCCAAAACCGAAAACATCGACGATGCCAAACTATTCAACACCTTATTCGAGAGCATTCACACCTTTCCAACGCCAGTGATCTGTGAAGTCAAGAAATCGGCATTTGGAGGAGCCGTAGGACTAATGGCAAGCGCTGATATCGTAGTGTGCGAAGCCTGCTCTACATTTGCATTCCCGGAGGTAAAGCTAGGCATTATTCCAGCCACCATAGCGCCTTACATTATCTCTAAGATGGGCAACAGCAACGCACGCAAGCGTCTTTTAATACCCAATCCGTTTACTGCAAAAGAAGCACAAGCTGAATCATTGGTGCACTTCATTGCCGACAACGTTCCTATCCGAGAAAAGACACTCAGCATTGCACAAGCCGTTGCGCAAGGTGCTCCCGATGCACTGATACAAACCAAAGCCCTCATACAACGTCTAGAAGAATGTGTAGATGATGAATCGGCCTTTTTATTTTGTGCACGAATGATTGCCAATGCACGGATCTCCAGCGAAGGCCAGGAAGGTGTTAAAGCATTTTTTGAAAAACGAAAACCAGCATGGAACAATGAAGAAAATATACCATCAGTTTAA
- a CDS encoding beta/alpha barrel domain-containing protein, whose product MEDRKKEHLHLAFEATVSRAQADPRFMYEPLLSAHPNGEVKPFSFLGKKMNHPFWISSMTGGTQRAAAINVKLAKATGEFGLGMGLGSCRGLFESDDYWEDFNVRSWIGDDYPFYANLGIAQLEQLLKNKESEKIDYLNKQLKTDGTIIHINPLQEAFQPEGDVLKRPPIECIQELLEQVESPIIVKEVGQGMGLESLRALLNMNIAAIEFGALGGTNFTKLEQMRRLDISSIFESFTTVGHTAEEMTRMVNQIVEEGNTQCKQIIISGGIKSLLDGYYLTKISKLPAVLGMGSAFLNYALKDYQELQTFVKNMINAWQLAEAYLKIK is encoded by the coding sequence ATGGAAGACAGAAAAAAAGAGCATCTTCATTTAGCTTTTGAAGCCACTGTAAGCCGGGCCCAAGCAGACCCTCGGTTTATGTACGAACCATTATTGTCGGCCCATCCCAATGGAGAGGTAAAGCCTTTTTCATTTTTAGGCAAAAAGATGAACCACCCTTTCTGGATTTCGTCCATGACTGGTGGAACACAGCGCGCCGCAGCCATTAATGTAAAATTAGCAAAAGCTACCGGTGAATTTGGATTGGGCATGGGACTGGGATCATGTCGTGGTCTTTTTGAATCAGATGATTACTGGGAGGATTTTAATGTACGCTCTTGGATAGGAGATGATTATCCTTTTTATGCCAACTTGGGCATTGCCCAACTAGAGCAACTACTAAAAAACAAGGAGAGTGAAAAAATCGACTACCTGAACAAACAGCTGAAAACAGATGGTACCATCATACACATCAACCCTCTGCAAGAAGCATTTCAACCCGAAGGCGATGTATTAAAACGCCCACCAATTGAATGTATCCAGGAACTGCTGGAGCAGGTTGAGTCTCCTATTATTGTTAAAGAAGTAGGACAGGGAATGGGGCTAGAGAGCCTAAGAGCCTTACTAAATATGAATATTGCAGCAATTGAGTTTGGAGCACTTGGGGGCACAAACTTTACCAAGCTGGAACAAATGCGCAGATTAGATATCTCCTCTATTTTCGAAAGCTTTACAACTGTTGGCCATACTGCCGAAGAAATGACACGCATGGTCAATCAAATTGTTGAAGAAGGCAATACGCAATGCAAGCAAATTATCATATCGGGAGGCATCAAATCCCTCTTAGATGGCTATTATCTGACCAAGATAAGCAAGCTACCCGCTGTATTAGGAATGGGTAGTGCTTTTTTAAATTATGCCCTCAAAGACTATCAGGAGCTACAAACATTTGTTAAAAATATGATTAATGCATGGCAACTGGCCGAAGCCTATCTGAAAATTAAATAA
- a CDS encoding acetyl/propionyl/methylcrotonyl-CoA carboxylase subunit alpha — MKKIYHQFNRILIANRGEIAVRIIKTAKEMGLETVAIYTTEEKDALHVEKADLKALMNGTRLEETYLNAHQIIALAQRYQVDAIHPGYGFLSENEVFAELCNQHNIVFIGPEARHIKMMGNKEAANKIAARCEIPLLQKINGSVAQILKGAKTLSLPIVIKASAGGGGKGMRVVHHLNELEREIKRAASEALRYFGNASVYIEEYIQNPRHIEVQILGDHHGNTVHLFERECSIQRRHQKVIEESPAPNLDNTTKQKIIEDALKLAQHIGYTNAGTVEFLLTTDQKHFFLEMNTRIQVEHPVTELITGIDIVKEQIQIAAGMPLSYQQNEIEYHGHAIEARIYAEDPSDSFAPSFGKIMGTHIPSHPHIRIDGGAQSQENLNPNFDPLLKKVIAYGQDRNQAILRLQKFLNNFALFGVESNREFILKALKDPDFQQGNYSTSFFEAKQDYLLSKTPVLSAELEIIAAAFITLKHHTKIPSDNIWNTLGYWRLYQQHQIYFEGHKLTIDLININTETITIQIDQEKPIEISCIRIEQNELSFIINEKHFWVNYLVANDGLYHIQHNGRKRIISDIPERIKRNNDTDNVEAIKTMKAPMPGRIIEIMAKEGKAIKKGDTLMVLEAMKTENSIHAWKDTVVKKIAVDKGQQVQLNQLLLETE; from the coding sequence ATGAAGAAAATATACCATCAGTTTAATAGGATACTCATTGCCAACAGAGGCGAAATAGCCGTAAGAATCATAAAAACGGCCAAAGAAATGGGATTGGAAACGGTGGCCATTTATACAACCGAGGAGAAAGATGCCCTGCATGTTGAGAAAGCAGACCTAAAAGCCTTGATGAATGGAACAAGGCTTGAGGAAACCTATCTGAACGCGCATCAAATCATTGCTCTGGCACAACGCTACCAGGTAGATGCCATCCATCCCGGCTACGGATTTTTATCTGAGAATGAAGTATTTGCCGAGCTATGTAATCAACACAATATTGTTTTTATCGGCCCCGAAGCCCGCCATATTAAAATGATGGGAAACAAAGAGGCGGCCAATAAGATAGCTGCACGCTGCGAAATACCATTGCTGCAAAAAATAAATGGTTCTGTTGCACAAATACTGAAAGGCGCAAAAACACTAAGCCTACCCATTGTTATCAAAGCGTCTGCAGGAGGCGGAGGTAAAGGAATGCGCGTCGTTCACCACTTAAACGAATTAGAAAGAGAAATTAAACGCGCCGCATCCGAAGCTCTTAGATATTTTGGAAATGCTTCAGTTTACATAGAAGAATACATCCAAAACCCCAGACACATAGAAGTACAAATACTGGGCGATCATCATGGAAACACGGTTCATTTATTTGAGCGGGAATGCTCCATACAGAGGCGCCATCAAAAAGTGATAGAAGAAAGTCCTGCTCCCAATCTGGATAACACCACAAAACAAAAAATAATAGAAGATGCCTTGAAGCTTGCCCAACATATCGGTTATACAAACGCAGGAACGGTAGAATTTTTATTGACAACCGATCAAAAGCACTTTTTTCTGGAAATGAATACCCGTATACAGGTAGAGCACCCTGTTACTGAACTCATAACAGGCATCGACATTGTCAAGGAGCAAATACAAATTGCGGCAGGCATGCCCCTCTCCTATCAGCAAAATGAGATTGAATATCACGGACACGCCATTGAAGCACGCATATACGCTGAAGACCCCAGTGACAGCTTCGCTCCCTCCTTTGGAAAGATAATGGGCACCCATATTCCTTCCCACCCCCATATTAGAATTGATGGTGGTGCACAATCACAAGAGAACCTCAACCCCAACTTCGATCCCTTACTAAAAAAAGTAATTGCCTACGGTCAAGATCGCAACCAAGCCATCCTGCGCCTACAAAAGTTCTTGAATAACTTCGCTCTTTTTGGCGTTGAATCCAACAGAGAATTCATACTAAAGGCTCTGAAAGATCCCGATTTCCAACAAGGAAACTATTCCACCTCTTTTTTCGAAGCCAAGCAAGACTACCTCTTATCCAAGACGCCTGTGTTAAGTGCTGAACTGGAAATCATTGCAGCCGCCTTTATTACCCTGAAACATCACACTAAAATACCATCAGACAATATATGGAACACCCTTGGCTACTGGCGATTATACCAACAACACCAAATATATTTTGAAGGACATAAACTAACCATTGACCTCATCAACATCAATACCGAAACCATCACTATTCAAATAGATCAAGAAAAACCTATTGAAATTTCTTGCATCAGAATTGAACAAAATGAACTCTCATTCATTATTAACGAAAAACATTTTTGGGTCAATTATCTGGTGGCGAACGATGGCCTTTATCACATCCAGCATAATGGACGAAAAAGAATTATTAGCGATATACCTGAACGAATAAAAAGAAATAATGACACAGATAATGTGGAGGCTATAAAAACAATGAAAGCTCCCATGCCGGGAAGAATAATCGAAATTATGGCAAAAGAAGGTAAAGCCATAAAAAAGGGAGATACCCTCATGGTGTTGGAAGCCATGAAAACAGAAAACAGCATTCATGCTTGGAAGGACACTGTGGTTAAAAAAATTGCAGTTGATAAAGGTCAACAGGTACAGTTAAACCAGCTATTATTAGAAACAGAATAA
- a CDS encoding hydroxymethylglutaryl-CoA reductase: protein MESSLNEHYFLGHIHDVLMAQSKIPTNTMIQGFSKRSQEEKVDILLNNFKLPSSLKQTLNSHLHKNLQDTYNQFSENTVSNFYLPYGVAPNFIINQKEYAIPMAIEESSVVAAAAKAAKFWSRLGGFQTKVISSIKEGQLFFTSDWKFGELKEHMPYIHTALIQGITDLTQSMEQRGGGIVDMQLIPITDIDDQSYCLQVHFETADSMGANFINTCLERMGNHLCTILEDKNKTKQVTIDMAILSNYTPSCMVECTISCPIHSLGAYAGNYTSQEFARRFEKAVLLAKHNTPRAVTHNKGIMNGVDAVVMATGNDYRAIEAGVHAYAARSGKYSSLTNITLTDELFTYTLTLPLALGTVGGLTKIHPLAHFSLALLGNPSAYELMQIIASAGMANNFSAIAALVTSGIQQGHMKMHLSNILFTFNASDDEKAKAFNYFNNHTVSHSAVKQFLESERHTDNEI from the coding sequence ATGGAGTCTTCTTTAAATGAACACTATTTTTTAGGCCATATACATGATGTATTGATGGCACAAAGCAAAATACCAACAAATACTATGATCCAAGGTTTTTCAAAACGCTCTCAAGAAGAAAAAGTAGACATCCTACTAAATAACTTTAAGCTACCATCATCCCTCAAACAAACCCTCAACTCTCACCTTCACAAAAACTTACAAGACACATACAATCAATTCTCCGAAAACACCGTCAGTAACTTTTACCTACCTTACGGTGTTGCACCAAACTTCATCATCAACCAAAAAGAATATGCCATTCCCATGGCTATTGAAGAAAGCTCTGTGGTAGCAGCAGCAGCCAAAGCAGCTAAATTTTGGAGTAGGTTAGGTGGATTCCAAACAAAAGTAATTTCATCCATAAAAGAGGGGCAGCTTTTTTTTACAAGCGATTGGAAATTCGGGGAACTGAAAGAACACATGCCATATATCCACACTGCACTAATCCAAGGCATTACTGACCTTACGCAATCCATGGAGCAACGGGGAGGTGGCATTGTAGATATGCAGCTAATTCCCATAACAGATATCGACGACCAATCCTACTGCCTGCAGGTTCATTTCGAAACAGCTGACTCCATGGGGGCAAATTTCATCAACACATGCCTCGAAAGGATGGGAAACCATCTCTGTACCATACTAGAGGATAAAAACAAAACAAAACAAGTAACAATCGACATGGCCATTTTATCCAACTACACCCCCAGCTGTATGGTAGAATGTACAATCTCCTGTCCTATCCACTCTTTAGGAGCCTATGCCGGAAATTATACCTCTCAAGAGTTTGCCCGGCGTTTCGAGAAAGCTGTTTTATTGGCCAAACACAATACACCACGCGCTGTAACCCATAATAAAGGCATTATGAATGGTGTTGATGCAGTTGTTATGGCCACTGGCAACGATTATAGAGCCATTGAAGCCGGGGTACATGCCTACGCTGCCAGGTCAGGCAAGTACAGCTCACTCACTAACATTACCCTAACAGATGAACTATTCACCTACACATTAACCCTACCATTGGCTTTAGGCACTGTTGGAGGCCTCACCAAGATCCATCCTTTGGCTCATTTTTCACTGGCGCTTCTGGGAAATCCTTCAGCATACGAATTAATGCAAATCATTGCATCTGCAGGAATGGCCAATAATTTTTCGGCAATAGCAGCATTGGTTACTTCCGGCATCCAACAGGGGCATATGAAAATGCATTTATCAAATATTTTATTTACTTTTAATGCGTCCGATGATGAGAAAGCAAAAGCCTTCAACTATTTCAACAACCATACCGTTAGTCACTCGGCAGTAAAACAGTTTCTCGAATCTGAGAGACATACAGATAACGAAATATAG
- a CDS encoding zinc-ribbon domain-containing protein translates to MIIYGWRSSHIKTLQSKNITCPNCHEKGGIENSFYGKYFHFFWIPTFSLGKKGASRCVKCNHIYEPKHMPENIDRQFREMKSEVRLPFWHFSGLIIIAFLSIAIAFSSTI, encoded by the coding sequence ATGATTATATACGGATGGCGCTCGTCTCACATTAAAACACTACAATCTAAAAACATCACATGCCCCAATTGTCATGAAAAAGGTGGCATCGAGAACAGTTTTTACGGAAAATATTTTCATTTTTTCTGGATTCCCACTTTCTCTCTGGGAAAAAAAGGAGCATCCAGGTGTGTCAAATGCAACCATATCTATGAACCTAAGCACATGCCAGAAAATATTGATCGACAGTTTAGAGAGATGAAAAGCGAAGTAAGACTGCCTTTTTGGCATTTTTCTGGACTTATTATTATCGCTTTCCTATCCATTGCCATCGCCTTTTCCAGTACAATATAA
- a CDS encoding AAA domain-containing protein, with the protein MSRIMKELQKIHALLLKEKEEDLLQYKRKVSDTSVVERRREGVCWYPLGIERTKFDAGERLLVKVSRPKEHRESHLFQSGKLVSLFSNSGNNNENKHAVSGVVNRANDSEMMITLNSDEEPQWLHDGNVGVQLMFDENAYLEMERALGIVMHPQDDRLMYLRSLLLESQEATFADKQEVVIPHLNESQNRALNRILSANDLAIVHGPPGTGKTTTLVESIYHTLKSESQVLVCAPSNAAIDLLCEKLGNKGLRVVRIGHPARVTQEILSKTLDANIAHHSNYKDLKALKKQSEEYYRTAMKYKRNFGHEERQQRRLLLQESSKLKKEVEQLEYYIINDILGSAQVIASTMVGASNYHIRDRRFNTVFIDEAAQGLEPATWIPILKANRVVFAGDHCQLPPTIKSFEAAKAGLDETLFEKAIKRNKVDVMLQEQYRMNKDIMRFSSRYFYGDRLKANEQVENWTCFEGDVAIEFVDTAGCGFFEQMDKERKSSFNPEEGDLVLKHFREYFSTLASQLKDTEISVGVISPYKAQVNLLQENFKDVDEEFDGCKLQLSVNTIDSFQGQERDVIYISLVRSNEKGEIGFLSDTRRMNVAMTRARKKMVIVGDSATVGQHKFYGQFLDYINEIGAYRSAFEWM; encoded by the coding sequence ATGAGTAGGATTATGAAGGAACTTCAAAAAATACATGCACTTCTATTGAAGGAAAAGGAAGAAGACTTGCTTCAGTATAAACGTAAGGTGTCTGATACTTCTGTTGTTGAACGAAGAAGGGAAGGAGTGTGTTGGTATCCCTTAGGCATTGAGCGTACAAAATTTGATGCGGGAGAACGTTTGTTGGTGAAAGTATCCAGACCTAAGGAACACCGAGAGTCACACCTTTTTCAGTCAGGAAAATTGGTTTCCTTATTTTCCAATTCGGGCAATAATAATGAAAATAAACATGCGGTTAGTGGAGTGGTGAATAGAGCAAATGATAGCGAAATGATGATTACACTCAATAGCGATGAGGAACCTCAATGGTTGCACGATGGTAATGTGGGTGTTCAATTGATGTTCGATGAGAATGCTTATTTGGAGATGGAGAGAGCCTTGGGTATCGTGATGCATCCTCAGGATGATCGTTTGATGTATCTGAGAAGTTTGTTGCTGGAATCGCAAGAAGCCACATTTGCAGATAAACAAGAAGTGGTGATACCCCATTTGAATGAAAGTCAAAATAGAGCTCTGAATCGTATCTTGTCGGCCAATGATTTGGCCATTGTGCATGGCCCTCCAGGTACCGGAAAAACAACGACTTTGGTGGAGAGTATTTACCATACATTAAAGTCAGAGAGCCAGGTGCTGGTATGTGCTCCCAGCAATGCAGCCATCGATTTATTGTGCGAGAAGTTAGGAAATAAAGGGTTGCGCGTGGTACGTATTGGACATCCGGCAAGGGTGACACAGGAGATTTTAAGTAAAACGCTTGATGCCAATATTGCGCACCATAGTAATTATAAAGATTTAAAGGCACTAAAGAAACAGAGCGAAGAATACTATCGTACAGCCATGAAATACAAACGTAATTTCGGGCATGAAGAACGTCAGCAAAGAAGGTTGTTGTTGCAGGAATCCAGTAAGCTGAAAAAGGAGGTGGAACAGTTAGAGTATTATATTATCAATGATATTTTGGGCAGTGCTCAGGTGATTGCCAGCACTATGGTGGGCGCTTCTAATTATCATATTAGAGACCGAAGATTTAATACTGTTTTTATTGATGAGGCTGCACAGGGATTGGAACCTGCCACTTGGATTCCTATATTAAAGGCCAATCGTGTTGTTTTTGCCGGTGACCATTGTCAGTTGCCTCCAACGATTAAATCTTTTGAAGCAGCCAAGGCTGGTCTGGATGAGACCTTATTCGAAAAGGCCATCAAGCGTAATAAGGTGGACGTAATGTTGCAGGAGCAATATCGTATGAACAAAGATATTATGCGCTTCTCAAGTCGTTATTTTTATGGTGACCGATTAAAGGCCAATGAGCAAGTGGAAAACTGGACTTGTTTTGAAGGCGATGTGGCCATTGAATTTGTAGATACGGCAGGCTGTGGTTTTTTTGAGCAGATGGATAAGGAGCGTAAAAGCTCATTTAATCCGGAGGAGGGAGATTTGGTGCTAAAGCATTTTAGGGAATATTTTAGCACCTTGGCAAGTCAGTTAAAGGATACTGAAATTAGTGTTGGGGTAATATCACCTTATAAAGCACAAGTTAATTTACTACAAGAGAATTTTAAAGACGTGGATGAGGAGTTTGATGGATGTAAACTTCAGCTGTCGGTGAATACCATTGATTCTTTTCAAGGGCAAGAAAGGGATGTGATATACATCAGTTTGGTGAGAAGCAATGAAAAAGGCGAAATCGGATTTCTCTCAGATACACGACGAATGAATGTTGCCATGACCAGAGCGCGAAAGAAAATGGTGATAGTGGGAGATAGTGCAACTGTGGGACAGCATAAGTTTTATGGGCAGTTTTTGGATTATATAAACGAAATTGGGGCTTATAGAAGTGCTTTTGAATGGATGTAG